Below is a genomic region from Staphylococcus carnosus.
ATTAGATGACAGTTTTTCTACTATCAATTCACTCGCACATGCGATAGGTACTTCACCAGCTACGATTACACGTTTCAGCAATAAGTTGGGCTATGCGAATTTCCAAGATATGAAATTCAATCTGCAACATGAAAAATCAGAAAAAGTTGTAGAAAACGCACCACTTGTCCAGCAAATCCATCGCTATCATCAAAGTATTATTCAACAGACTGGAGAGTTTATTTCAGAAGAAAAGATTAAGCGTTTTGCGCACTATTTGAAAACAAGCCGCCAAGTGAGTTATGCAGGGTTAGGAAGTTCAGGATTAACAGCGAGTGAATTTTACCACCGGACATTACGTATGGGTGTTAAAGGGATGGTTTCTACAGATGCACACCAAATGAAAATATCAGCATCATTGCTTTCTTCTAAAGATATGTTTGTCGCAATCTCTAATAGCGGGGAAACCACTGAACTAGCTGAAGCTGCACAAATCGCCCACAATCAAGGCGCTTATGTCGCAGTCATTACCAACTATGAAGGAAGTACGATTACAAAACATGCTGATCTTGTTTTGATTACCAGTGATCAATCCCGCATCCATGATACACGTTTTATTAATACTCAAATTGCGACTACGTTTTTAATGGATATTGTGTGTTACTTGCTGTTAAATAATGACTATATGCATAAGAGTTATCAACATACGCGTCAAACAATTTTAGGGAAGAAAGATTCTTTAGGGTAGTCTGACGTTTGTCTGCAGTAAGACTGAAGGGTATGTTAAAAACCGCCCCACATCAATGTTTTAATGTAATTCGACATTGAGTGGAACGGTTTTTTTATTTTACTGAAACTGCACCAAAAAGTGCGGCATTGTTTTCAGTTTGAGTAGTTTGCAGACGTGCGACGCCATAATCAGGAGGTAAGAAATCATGGATTTTAGGCTCAATATATTTTAATAATATTTCACCTTGTGCAGAAATTCCGCCCCCGATTAAAATGAGTCCAGGATCATACATAATTTGAATTTGAGCAATCCCCTCAGCAACATAAGCAGCCCACTGATTTAAAATTGCTTTTGCTTGTGTATGGCCTTCTTCTGCTAATTCAAATAGTTTAGGAACTTCTGTTTCAAATTCAAAACCATGCTTCAGCATTAAACTTTTCAAGGCAGAAGTAGAAGCACGTTTTTCAAATGTCTTATCATCTTCAGCACGATAGAGCAGGTAGCCAATTTCATTTGCACGATGGCGTTCCCCTGGATATAAACCAATATCACGATTATAAAATGCACCACCGATACCAGTACCGAGTGTTAAACAGAAGATATTTTCCTCGTCATAATGATGGAAAGCAAGTTCACCTAATAGGGCTGCATCCACATCATTATACATTTTGATATGGTTTGATAAATCGCTTAAAGCACGATAAAAATTGGTGCCATCAAAGTTTTGGATTGTTGGACCAGTATAAACAATTTCTCCATGTTTTGAATCAACTACACCTGCACTGGAAATACCAATAAATGGTGATGTCAGCTCATGTTGCTGTATATAATTAGCAATTAAGCGGTGCACTTCATCTACAATAAGTACTTCTATATTGTCAGGTGTCGGTATTTTCACATATTCTATGATATTTAAATCATCATCTAATACGGCAGCTTTAATATTCGTACCGCCGATGTCTACTGCAATGCTATACATACTGCATTCCTCCTATATTTATAACCATTATATTCATAACGATAGATTTCAGAAAGGTTATAACTCTTTTTGAAAATTATTTTCATTAAATTCGAACAATTGTGTTAAAAGTTTTCAATTTCAGTTGTTCAGCAAAATGATAGCGTTTACAATTAAGTTTGTAAATACGAAATAAAAGTAGAACAAGTGAAATTTATCTTTTAGGACAGACAATCATAGATAACTTATTTTTGGAGGAATGCAAAATGGAAGAAAATTTGAAAGGATTATATGCTGCGTTACTTGTACCATTTGATGAAAACGGACAGGTGAAAGAAGAGGGGTTAAAAGCAATTGCTAAAAATGCCATCGAAAATGAAGAATTAGATGGTTTATATGTTAACGGTAGTTCTGGAGAGAACTTTTTAATTAATACAGAACAGAAAAAACAAATTTTTAAAATTGCTAAAGAAGCAGTCGGAGACGATGTGAAAATGATTGCTCAAATCGGTTCGCTCGATTTAAATGAGGCGATTGAGTTAGGCAAATATGCAACTGAATTAGGCTATGATGCACTTTCAGCTGTGACACCATTTTATTATCCATTGTCATTCGAAGAAATTAAACAATATTATTTCGATTTGATTGAAGCAACACAAAACAAAATGATTATTTATTCAATTCCTGATTTGACAGGTGTAAATATCGATGTTGATCAATTCGGAGAACTCTTCAATCATGAAAAGATTATCGGTGTGAAATATACTGCACCTAATTTCTTCTTATTAGAACGTCTGCGCAAAGCGTATCCAGATAAGCTGATTTTCTCAGGTTTTGATGAAATGTTAATTCAAGCAGTGATTTCAGGTGTAGACGGAGCTATTGGTTCTACTTATAACGTCAATGGTAAACGTTCACGCCAAATTTTTGAACTCGCACAACAAGGCAAAGTAGATGAAGCCTACCAAGTTCAACATGAAACAAATGATATTATCGCTAAAATTTTAGAATTAGGACTTTATCCGACATTAAAAGAAATCTTGAAATATCGTGGCATCGATAGTGGATTACCGAAACGTCCATTCGCGCCATTCAACGAAGAGAACAGAGCAGCTTTAGATGAGTTAGTAAATAAATACAATTTGTAAAATAGAATATTGTTTAAGGGGTGTTGTTTATGCAACAGGTTGGTTTTGGCGCATGGAACTGGGTAGCGGTTATTTTGTATCTTGTAGTGATGCTGATAGTCGGTGCTTATTTTACCAAACGTGCGAGTCAAAGCACAGATAGTTTCTTCACAGCAAGCGGACGCCTTCCTTCATGGGCAATTGGTTTCTCAATTTATGCTACGACATTAAGTGCGATTACATTTATGTCGACGCCAGAGAAAGCATTTTTGACAGATTGGTCTTATATTGCCGGAAACATCGCAATTGTGGCGATTATTCCATTACTTATCGCATTTTACGTGCCATTCTTTAAAAAATTAAAGGTGACATCAGCATATGAATACTTAGAAGCACGTTTTGGACCAAGTGTACGTGTAATCGGATCATTATTATTTGTTATTTTCCACTTAGGTCGTATTGCCATTGTTATCTATTTGCCGACATTAGCGATTACAGCGGTGTCTGATATCAATCCATATTTAGTAGCGAGTTTAGTGGGTATCTTATGTATCCTTTATACTTTCTTAGGTGGATTTGAAGGCGTAGTATGGAGTGACTTTATACAGGGTGTTATTTTATTAGGAGGCGCTTTGATGATTATTATCATCGGTGCTATGGAAATCAAAGGTGGTTTTGGGACAATCACTCATGATGCAATTGCGAATAAAAAATTATTAAGTGCAGATAACTGGAAGTTGAATTCTGCAGCAGCGGCACTTCCAATTATTTTCCTGGGAAATATTTTTAATAACTTACATCAATATACAGCCAGTCAAGATGTAGTTCAACGTTACCAAGCTTCAGATTCTATTGATGAAACAAAGAAATCACTATGGATTAATGGTTTGTTAGCTTTAATCTCAGCACCAATTTTCTATGGTATGGGTACAATGATGTATTCATTCTACAA
It encodes:
- a CDS encoding MurR/RpiR family transcriptional regulator; translation: MKFENRVQQNRHLLTKMDKKIVEFVQTHELDDSFSTINSLAHAIGTSPATITRFSNKLGYANFQDMKFNLQHEKSEKVVENAPLVQQIHRYHQSIIQQTGEFISEEKIKRFAHYLKTSRQVSYAGLGSSGLTASEFYHRTLRMGVKGMVSTDAHQMKISASLLSSKDMFVAISNSGETTELAEAAQIAHNQGAYVAVITNYEGSTITKHADLVLITSDQSRIHDTRFINTQIATTFLMDIVCYLLLNNDYMHKSYQHTRQTILGKKDSLG
- a CDS encoding ROK family protein, producing MYSIAVDIGGTNIKAAVLDDDLNIIEYVKIPTPDNIEVLIVDEVHRLIANYIQQHELTSPFIGISSAGVVDSKHGEIVYTGPTIQNFDGTNFYRALSDLSNHIKMYNDVDAALLGELAFHHYDEENIFCLTLGTGIGGAFYNRDIGLYPGERHRANEIGYLLYRAEDDKTFEKRASTSALKSLMLKHGFEFETEVPKLFELAEEGHTQAKAILNQWAAYVAEGIAQIQIMYDPGLILIGGGISAQGEILLKYIEPKIHDFLPPDYGVARLQTTQTENNAALFGAVSVK
- a CDS encoding N-acetylneuraminate lyase; this translates as MEENLKGLYAALLVPFDENGQVKEEGLKAIAKNAIENEELDGLYVNGSSGENFLINTEQKKQIFKIAKEAVGDDVKMIAQIGSLDLNEAIELGKYATELGYDALSAVTPFYYPLSFEEIKQYYFDLIEATQNKMIIYSIPDLTGVNIDVDQFGELFNHEKIIGVKYTAPNFFLLERLRKAYPDKLIFSGFDEMLIQAVISGVDGAIGSTYNVNGKRSRQIFELAQQGKVDEAYQVQHETNDIIAKILELGLYPTLKEILKYRGIDSGLPKRPFAPFNEENRAALDELVNKYNL
- a CDS encoding sodium:solute symporter — protein: MQQVGFGAWNWVAVILYLVVMLIVGAYFTKRASQSTDSFFTASGRLPSWAIGFSIYATTLSAITFMSTPEKAFLTDWSYIAGNIAIVAIIPLLIAFYVPFFKKLKVTSAYEYLEARFGPSVRVIGSLLFVIFHLGRIAIVIYLPTLAITAVSDINPYLVASLVGILCILYTFLGGFEGVVWSDFIQGVILLGGALMIIIIGAMEIKGGFGTITHDAIANKKLLSADNWKLNSAAAALPIIFLGNIFNNLHQYTASQDVVQRYQASDSIDETKKSLWINGLLALISAPIFYGMGTMMYSFYKHSESLPEGFNTSSVVPYFILTEMPPFVGGLLIAAIFAAAQSTISSSLNSISACISEDIKDRFFGKGKDAKSEVRFARITIVIAGLLSYCIAIYLIAADSNNLWDLFLLVTGLFGVPLAGIFAVGIFTKRANTFGVIVGLLTGVVVAYLMKGVGGANSPFYVSIISFFIAFIFGYIVSLFVPSKNAKDITGLTIYDKDKPSSYVSKVATRK